The Actinomadura sp. WMMB 499 genome includes a window with the following:
- a CDS encoding NACHT domain-containing NTPase has translation MDGRGEDPLPARPERLRLGWASTGRPVSPAGAARGDLRGDVSELAARFRELPVRHLVVLGAPGSGKTVLAIRLLLDLVNPDDPAEPVPVLLPLSSWSPEASSLHDWMAARIAEDHPFLDAATAGDLLKSTKVTPVLDGLDELAPRLRGTAVEAVDAWAADGRPVVLTCRGNEYERTVRGSGSPLSRAAVVEIGDVRPADAAAYLRAAALDGGTRWDALLDRLADAPDGPLGEALSTPLMVELLRTAYRAPATDPAELLDAERFPSRESVEGHLIDRFVPALYAPALRPAYRADRAERWLAFLARRMRRHDTVSISWWEIWTLPSALLLTLPFALTGALVFGSIFGTTRGLVAAGLFAVAAAASLAPGAAAAPVRERDLTDPVALLRRLRGGSAGWALLVAVVSGVLIGTWFGLGLHASTAKTVTYALLLAGMFAIGALGGTAWGSFALSRSWFASTGRLPFRLVAFLRDAHERGALRQVGAVYQFRHALVRDRLGLGVQAQERAFHGGWRLPPRWIAPARVGVQVAGVLLATLVLTAPLTAATLHHRSGDRPAERTEVVQSGAQGTEVPVQFLEWTLPPGATRTTVFTVQHRDTRFPVIELTTVTFLTRGCGGASVEFTAVAGGRTVAHQRLDIRPFGSRRDLGREDFAGRPETVTVSLERVDDADCTVVFRWQEPRILYDRLLDVREYLRS, from the coding sequence CCCCCGGCTCGGGCAAGACCGTACTGGCGATCCGGCTGCTCCTCGACCTGGTGAACCCGGACGACCCGGCCGAGCCCGTTCCCGTGCTGCTGCCGCTGTCGTCGTGGTCCCCGGAGGCGTCGTCGCTGCACGACTGGATGGCCGCGCGGATCGCCGAGGACCATCCCTTCCTCGACGCCGCGACCGCCGGGGACCTGCTGAAGTCCACGAAGGTGACGCCCGTCCTGGACGGCCTGGACGAGCTGGCCCCGCGCCTGCGGGGCACGGCGGTCGAGGCCGTCGACGCCTGGGCGGCGGACGGCCGTCCGGTCGTCCTCACGTGCCGCGGGAACGAGTACGAGCGGACCGTCCGGGGAAGCGGGAGCCCGCTGAGCCGCGCGGCGGTCGTGGAGATCGGCGACGTGCGGCCCGCCGACGCCGCCGCCTACCTGCGGGCCGCCGCCCTCGACGGCGGCACCCGCTGGGACGCGCTCCTGGACCGGCTGGCGGACGCCCCGGACGGGCCGCTCGGGGAGGCGCTGTCCACCCCGCTGATGGTCGAGCTGCTCCGCACCGCGTACCGGGCACCGGCGACGGACCCGGCGGAGCTGCTGGACGCGGAGCGGTTCCCGTCGCGGGAGTCGGTCGAGGGGCACTTGATCGACCGGTTCGTGCCCGCCCTCTACGCGCCCGCGCTCCGGCCCGCGTACCGGGCCGACCGGGCGGAGCGGTGGCTCGCCTTCCTCGCCCGGCGGATGCGGCGGCACGACACCGTGAGCATCTCCTGGTGGGAGATCTGGACGCTCCCGTCGGCGCTGCTGCTGACGCTGCCGTTCGCGCTGACCGGCGCCCTGGTCTTCGGGTCGATCTTCGGCACGACCCGGGGGCTGGTCGCGGCGGGCCTGTTCGCCGTGGCCGCGGCCGCGTCGCTCGCCCCGGGGGCCGCGGCGGCGCCCGTCCGGGAGCGGGACCTGACGGACCCGGTGGCGCTGCTGCGGCGGCTGCGCGGCGGCTCGGCCGGGTGGGCGCTGCTCGTCGCGGTGGTGTCCGGGGTGCTCATCGGGACGTGGTTCGGCCTCGGCCTGCACGCGAGCACGGCCAAGACGGTCACGTACGCGCTGCTGCTGGCGGGAATGTTCGCGATCGGCGCGCTCGGCGGCACCGCGTGGGGCTCGTTCGCGCTGTCCCGGTCGTGGTTCGCCTCGACCGGGCGCCTGCCCTTCCGGCTGGTCGCCTTCCTGCGGGACGCCCACGAGCGCGGCGCGCTCCGGCAGGTGGGGGCCGTCTACCAGTTCCGCCACGCGCTCGTCCGGGACCGGCTCGGCCTCGGCGTGCAGGCCCAGGAGCGCGCCTTCCACGGCGGGTGGCGGCTGCCGCCCCGCTGGATCGCCCCGGCCCGGGTCGGCGTGCAGGTGGCGGGGGTGCTGCTGGCGACCCTGGTCCTGACCGCCCCGCTCACGGCGGCGACCCTGCACCACCGGTCGGGGGACCGTCCCGCCGAGCGGACCGAGGTCGTCCAGTCGGGCGCGCAGGGCACGGAGGTGCCCGTCCAATTCCTGGAGTGGACGCTTCCCCCCGGGGCGACCCGCACGACGGTGTTCACCGTGCAGCACCGGGACACCCGGTTCCCGGTCATCGAGCTGACCACCGTCACCTTCCTGACCCGCGGGTGCGGCGGAGCCTCCGTCGAGTTCACGGCCGTCGCCGGAGGGCGGACGGTGGCGCACCAGAGGCTCGACATCCGCCCCTTCGGGTCCCGCCGCGACCTGGGCCGCGAGGACTTCGCGGGCCGGCCCGAGACCGTCACGGTCTCCCTCGAGCGCGTCGACGACGCGGACTGCACGGTCGTGTTCAGGTGGCAGGAACCCCGCATCCTCTACGACCGCCTGCTGGACGTCCGCGAGTACCTGCGCTCGTGA
- a CDS encoding aminoglycoside phosphotransferase family protein has translation MCADSGERFVLHGDLHHDNVLRGGREPWLAIDPHGLVGDRGYEIGPVLYNPDPDVRDERLLGLVPARVERLADGLGMPVERAVAWGFASCVLSEVWEAQGGEPGGRALDVARLLLPMLPA, from the coding sequence CTGTGCGCGGACTCCGGCGAACGGTTCGTCCTGCACGGCGACCTGCACCACGACAACGTCCTGCGGGGCGGCCGGGAGCCGTGGCTGGCGATCGACCCGCACGGCCTCGTGGGCGACCGCGGCTACGAGATCGGGCCGGTGCTCTACAACCCCGACCCGGACGTGCGGGACGAGCGGCTGCTCGGCCTCGTGCCCGCCCGCGTCGAGCGGCTCGCGGACGGTCTCGGCATGCCGGTGGAACGGGCCGTGGCGTGGGGTTTCGCGTCGTGCGTCCTGTCGGAGGTGTGGGAGGCGCAGGGCGGGGAGCCGGGCGGGCGGGCGCTGGACGTCGCGCGCCTGCTGCTGCCGATGCTGCCCGCGTAG
- the hpnC gene encoding squalene synthase HpnC: MITDSPWNVEEHDRALARLAAGENFPVAARLLPKRIRADLTAVYGFARLVDDIGDEAPAEQRGKLLELVDDDLDRVYGGATPELPQLRRLARAVHARSIPDEPFRRLVQANRQDQTVHRYETWDELVAYCRLSADPVGRIVLHVFGASGRGLEESSDLVCTALQVIEHCQDVGEDFRRGRVYLPAEDLRRFGCTDGDLGRTRTPTRLRGVVALEAARARDLLDRGRRR, encoded by the coding sequence GTGATCACTGATTCGCCCTGGAACGTCGAGGAGCACGACCGGGCGCTGGCACGGCTCGCTGCCGGGGAGAACTTCCCGGTGGCGGCACGGCTGCTGCCGAAGCGGATCCGCGCCGACCTGACGGCGGTGTACGGGTTCGCCCGCCTCGTCGACGACATCGGCGACGAGGCGCCGGCCGAGCAGCGCGGCAAGCTGCTGGAGCTGGTGGACGACGACCTGGACCGCGTGTACGGGGGCGCGACGCCGGAGCTGCCGCAGCTCCGCAGGCTGGCGCGGGCCGTCCACGCGCGGTCGATCCCGGACGAGCCGTTCCGCCGGCTCGTCCAGGCGAACCGGCAGGACCAGACCGTCCACCGGTACGAGACGTGGGACGAGCTGGTGGCGTACTGCCGGCTCTCGGCGGACCCGGTGGGACGGATCGTCCTGCACGTGTTCGGGGCGTCCGGGCGGGGGCTGGAGGAGTCGTCGGACCTGGTCTGCACGGCGCTGCAGGTGATCGAGCACTGCCAGGACGTCGGGGAGGACTTCCGGCGGGGACGGGTGTACCTGCCCGCCGAGGATCTGCGGCGGTTCGGCTGCACCGACGGCGACCTGGGGCGGACGAGGACGCCGACGCGGCTGCGCGGCGTCGTGGCGCTGGAGGCGGCGCGGGCCCGCGACCTGCTGGACCGGGGGCGCCGCCGCTGA
- the hpnE gene encoding hydroxysqualene dehydroxylase HpnE, producing MSVVIVGGGLAGISAAIALRESGVPVTLLEARPWLGGATHSFERGELSVDNGQHVFLRCCTAYQGLLQRLGADHLVDVQDRFDVTVLRPGAAAARLTRSRLPGPLHLLPALARYPHLTRGERLRAMRAAAALRRLDPTDARLDQIAAGPWLAARGQRPWAREALWGLFITASLNAEVDDAALGLSAMVCRRGLFGRADAADIGVPVVPLEELHGGPALRRIAEMGGTVRLKAKVEAVTTDPKVVVDGVPIAADAVIVAVPHEAAAKVLPAEALPDPLRWRELDSSPIVNVHVVYDRPVMGEPFAAAVGSPVQWIFDRTGVSGLRDGQYLAVSLSAADRWIDRPTAELRDRFVPELARLLPAARGARVRELFVTRERRATFRQRPGTGAVRPAAATRAPGLFLAGAWTDTGWPDTMEGAVRSGLTAARLVRRHLEGVRDR from the coding sequence GTGAGCGTCGTCATCGTGGGAGGCGGGCTGGCCGGCATCAGCGCCGCGATAGCCCTCCGGGAATCGGGCGTCCCGGTGACGCTGCTGGAGGCGCGGCCCTGGCTGGGCGGCGCCACGCACTCGTTCGAGCGGGGCGAGCTCAGCGTCGACAACGGGCAGCACGTGTTCCTGCGCTGCTGCACCGCCTACCAGGGGCTGCTGCAGCGGCTCGGCGCCGACCACCTGGTGGACGTCCAGGACCGGTTCGACGTGACGGTGCTGCGGCCCGGCGCGGCGGCGGCGCGGCTGACCCGGTCGCGGCTGCCCGGCCCGCTGCACCTGCTGCCCGCGCTGGCGCGCTACCCGCACCTGACGCGCGGCGAGCGGCTGCGCGCGATGCGGGCGGCGGCCGCGCTGCGGCGGCTGGACCCGACCGACGCCCGGCTCGACCAGATCGCGGCGGGGCCGTGGCTGGCGGCGCGGGGCCAGCGGCCGTGGGCGCGCGAGGCGCTGTGGGGACTGTTCATCACGGCGTCGCTGAACGCGGAGGTGGACGACGCCGCGCTCGGGCTGTCGGCGATGGTGTGCCGCCGCGGGCTGTTCGGCCGCGCGGACGCCGCCGACATCGGGGTCCCCGTCGTCCCGCTGGAGGAGCTGCACGGCGGCCCGGCGCTGCGCCGCATCGCCGAGATGGGTGGCACCGTCCGGCTGAAGGCGAAGGTCGAGGCCGTGACCACCGACCCGAAGGTGGTGGTGGACGGCGTGCCGATCGCCGCGGACGCGGTGATCGTCGCGGTGCCGCACGAGGCGGCCGCGAAGGTCCTGCCCGCCGAGGCGCTGCCGGACCCGCTGCGCTGGCGGGAGCTGGACTCCAGCCCGATCGTCAACGTGCACGTCGTCTACGACCGTCCGGTCATGGGCGAGCCGTTCGCCGCCGCGGTGGGCTCGCCCGTCCAGTGGATCTTCGACCGGACGGGCGTCAGCGGGCTGCGGGACGGCCAGTACCTGGCGGTCTCGCTGTCGGCCGCCGACCGCTGGATCGACCGGCCGACCGCGGAGCTGCGGGACCGGTTCGTCCCGGAGCTGGCGCGGCTGCTGCCCGCCGCCCGGGGCGCCCGGGTGCGCGAGCTGTTCGTGACGCGGGAGCGGCGCGCGACGTTCCGGCAGCGTCCCGGCACCGGCGCGGTGCGCCCGGCGGCAGCGACGCGGGCCCCGGGACTGTTCCTCGCCGGCGCGTGGACCGACACGGGCTGGCCAGACACCATGGAGGGAGCAGTGCGCAGCGGCCTGACCGCCGCTCGGCTGGTCCGCCGCCACCTGGAGGGGGTGAGGGACCGGTGA
- a CDS encoding polyprenyl synthetase family protein, whose amino-acid sequence MTDVRGLVDGALRAAVGRLDPRTYRVAAYHLGWADAEGHPRAAPAGKALRPALALLSARAAGAAQESALPGAVAVELTHAFSLLHDDIMDGDLTRRHRPAAWAVFGEADAILAGDALLSLAVEVLLEAPGQGSARAARALSAATRRLIGGQARDLEFESRRTVSLDECVAMASDKTAALLACSCSIGAVLDGAPEPLCTALAEFGADLGIAFQLVDDLLGVWGDPEITGKPALSDLRSRKLSLPVVAALNAGTAQSERLAELYAAPGSDGADGDADGESGDGAEDARLEEMARLVEAAGGRAWAEAEAGRRIERAAARITSAGLPTAIRAEFLHIADFVTGRDH is encoded by the coding sequence ATGACCGATGTCCGGGGGCTGGTCGACGGGGCGCTGCGCGCCGCGGTGGGCCGCCTCGATCCGCGCACCTACCGGGTCGCCGCCTACCACCTCGGCTGGGCCGACGCGGAGGGGCACCCGCGGGCCGCCCCGGCGGGCAAGGCGCTGCGCCCCGCGCTGGCGCTGCTGTCGGCGCGGGCGGCGGGCGCGGCGCAGGAGAGCGCCCTGCCGGGCGCGGTCGCCGTGGAGCTGACGCACGCGTTCTCGCTCCTGCACGACGACATCATGGACGGCGACCTCACCCGGCGGCACCGGCCCGCGGCGTGGGCCGTGTTCGGCGAGGCCGACGCGATCCTGGCGGGCGACGCGCTGCTGTCGCTGGCCGTCGAGGTGCTGCTGGAGGCGCCCGGGCAGGGCTCGGCACGCGCGGCGCGGGCGCTGTCGGCGGCCACCCGGCGGCTCATCGGCGGCCAGGCCCGCGACCTGGAGTTCGAGTCGCGCCGGACCGTCTCCCTCGACGAGTGCGTCGCGATGGCGTCGGACAAGACGGCGGCGCTGCTGGCCTGCTCGTGCTCGATCGGCGCCGTCCTGGACGGCGCGCCCGAGCCGCTGTGCACCGCGCTGGCCGAGTTCGGCGCCGACCTCGGCATCGCGTTCCAGCTCGTCGACGACCTGCTCGGTGTCTGGGGCGACCCGGAGATCACCGGCAAGCCGGCGCTGTCGGACCTGCGGTCCCGCAAGCTGTCGCTGCCCGTGGTCGCCGCGCTGAACGCCGGGACGGCGCAGTCGGAGCGGCTCGCCGAGCTGTACGCGGCGCCCGGCTCCGACGGTGCCGACGGCGACGCGGACGGCGAGTCCGGGGACGGCGCGGAGGACGCCCGGCTCGAGGAGATGGCGCGGCTCGTGGAGGCGGCCGGGGGCCGGGCGTGGGCCGAGGCCGAGGCCGGGCGCCGCATCGAGCGCGCCGCCGCGCGGATCACCTCGGCGGGGCTGCCCACCGCGATCCGCGCCGAGTTCCTGCACATCGCCGACTTCGTCACGGGACGGGACCACTGA
- the shc gene encoding squalene--hopene cyclase, producing the protein MTTTEPIHPAPEQAAPERAAAEAAGAMRTPAEALAAAREHLLALQSPEGWWKGELQTNVTMDAEDLLLREFLGVRTEDDTRETARWIRSQQAEDGTWATFHGGPSDLSTTAEAYVALRLAGDAPDEPHMARASAFVRARGGVPETRVFTRFWLAMFGEWSWDDLPVLPPEMMFLPRWFPLNVYDFACWARQTIVPLTIVGSLRPVRPLPFDLPELRAEHPARRSGRRRVPGWDEAFHTLDRALHVYERRPVRALRQAALRRAGEWIVARQEADGCWGGIQPPWVYSLIALHLLGYRNDHPVMKRGLDGLERFTIRDAKGRRLEACQSPVWDTVLAMNALADAGVPGDDPAQRRAADWVLGEEVTGPGDWSVRRPNLPPGGWAFEFDNDVYPDTDDTAEAILALDRVGHPAAEPAIERAVRWMAGMASADGGFAAFDADNTRELCRRLPFCDFGEVIDPPSADVTAHVVEALARRGMADSRTVKRAVVWLLRAQERDGSWFGRWGANHVYGTGAVVPALIAAGVRPGKPAIRRAVRWLERHQRPDGGWGEDLRSYDDPGWIGRGASTPSQTAWALLALLAAGERGPAVDRGVRWLIEHQRQDGTWDEDHFTGTGFPGDFYINYHLYRLVFPVSALGRYVREA; encoded by the coding sequence ATGACGACGACCGAACCGATCCATCCGGCACCGGAACAGGCGGCGCCGGAACGGGCGGCGGCCGAGGCCGCGGGGGCGATGCGGACGCCCGCCGAGGCGCTCGCCGCCGCCCGCGAGCACCTGCTCGCCCTGCAGTCCCCCGAGGGCTGGTGGAAGGGCGAACTCCAGACGAACGTCACGATGGACGCCGAGGACCTGCTGCTGCGCGAGTTCCTCGGCGTCCGCACCGAGGACGACACCCGGGAGACGGCCCGCTGGATCCGCTCCCAGCAGGCGGAGGACGGCACGTGGGCGACCTTCCACGGCGGCCCGTCCGACCTGTCCACCACCGCCGAGGCGTACGTCGCGCTGCGGCTCGCCGGGGACGCCCCGGACGAGCCGCACATGGCGCGGGCGTCCGCGTTCGTCCGGGCTCGGGGCGGAGTGCCCGAGACACGGGTGTTCACCCGCTTCTGGCTGGCGATGTTCGGCGAATGGTCGTGGGACGACCTGCCGGTGCTGCCGCCGGAGATGATGTTCCTGCCCCGCTGGTTCCCGCTGAACGTGTACGACTTCGCGTGCTGGGCGCGGCAGACGATCGTCCCGCTGACGATCGTCGGCTCGCTGCGGCCCGTCCGTCCGCTGCCGTTCGACCTGCCGGAACTGCGGGCCGAGCACCCCGCCCGCCGGTCCGGACGGCGGCGCGTGCCGGGCTGGGACGAGGCGTTCCACACGCTCGACCGGGCGCTGCACGTGTACGAGCGGCGCCCCGTCCGTGCGCTCCGGCAGGCGGCGCTGCGCCGCGCCGGCGAGTGGATCGTGGCGCGGCAGGAGGCGGACGGCTGCTGGGGCGGCATCCAGCCGCCGTGGGTGTACTCGCTGATCGCGCTGCACCTCCTCGGCTACCGCAACGACCACCCGGTCATGAAGCGCGGGCTGGACGGCCTGGAGCGGTTCACGATCCGCGACGCGAAGGGGCGCCGCCTCGAGGCGTGCCAGTCCCCCGTGTGGGACACCGTCCTGGCGATGAACGCGCTCGCCGACGCGGGCGTCCCCGGCGACGACCCGGCGCAGCGGCGCGCCGCGGACTGGGTGCTCGGCGAGGAGGTCACCGGGCCCGGCGACTGGTCGGTGCGGCGCCCGAACCTGCCGCCCGGCGGGTGGGCGTTCGAGTTCGACAACGACGTCTACCCCGACACCGACGACACCGCCGAGGCGATCCTCGCGCTGGACCGCGTCGGCCACCCGGCCGCCGAACCGGCGATCGAGCGGGCCGTCCGCTGGATGGCCGGGATGGCGTCGGCGGACGGCGGGTTCGCCGCGTTCGACGCCGACAACACCCGCGAACTCTGCCGCCGCCTGCCGTTCTGCGACTTCGGCGAGGTCATCGACCCGCCGTCCGCCGACGTCACCGCCCACGTCGTCGAGGCCCTCGCCCGCCGCGGCATGGCCGACTCCCGCACCGTCAAGCGGGCCGTCGTGTGGCTGCTGCGGGCGCAGGAACGGGACGGCTCGTGGTTCGGCCGCTGGGGCGCGAACCACGTGTACGGGACGGGCGCCGTGGTGCCCGCGCTGATCGCGGCGGGCGTCCGGCCGGGCAAACCCGCGATCCGGCGGGCCGTGCGGTGGCTCGAACGGCACCAGCGGCCCGACGGCGGCTGGGGCGAGGACCTGCGCTCCTACGACGACCCCGGCTGGATCGGGCGCGGCGCGTCCACGCCGTCGCAGACCGCGTGGGCCCTGCTGGCCCTGCTCGCCGCCGGGGAGCGCGGGCCGGCCGTCGACCGGGGCGTCCGCTGGCTGATCGAGCACCAGCGGCAGGACGGCACGTGGGACGAGGACCACTTCACCGGCACCGGTTTCCCCGGCGACTTCTACATCAACTACCACCTGTACCGGCTGGTGTTCCCCGTCAGCGCCCTGGGCCGGTACGTCCGGGAGGCCTGA
- the hpnH gene encoding adenosyl-hopene transferase HpnH: MGMPLRQSLRVGGYVLKNKLARRAKFPLLVELEPLFACNLACAGCGKIQHPADVLKQRMPVEQAVAAIRECGAPMVSIAGGEPLMHPKIGELVRELIRMKRYVFLCTNAALIPRKIDQFEPSPYFAWAVHIDGLRERHDASVCKEGVFDEAVAAVRMCKKRGFRVTTNTTVFNTDTPQTVIDVLNYLNDDLRVDQMMISPAYAYEKAPDQDHFLGVQETRSLFQKAFANGNRKRWRFNHSPLFLDFLEGKVDFPCTAWAIPSYSLKGWQRPCYLMDDGYAETYRELIEETDWDSYGRGRDDRCANCMAHCGYEPTSVFATMGSLKESIRAMRAV; this comes from the coding sequence ATGGGCATGCCACTGCGCCAGAGCCTGCGCGTCGGCGGGTACGTGCTGAAGAACAAGCTCGCCCGCCGCGCCAAGTTCCCGCTGCTCGTCGAGCTGGAGCCGCTGTTCGCCTGCAACCTGGCGTGCGCCGGCTGCGGCAAGATCCAGCACCCGGCGGACGTCCTCAAGCAGCGGATGCCGGTCGAGCAGGCCGTCGCCGCGATCCGCGAGTGCGGCGCGCCGATGGTCTCGATCGCGGGCGGCGAACCGCTCATGCACCCGAAGATCGGCGAACTCGTGCGCGAGCTGATCCGGATGAAGCGGTACGTGTTCCTGTGCACGAACGCCGCGCTCATCCCGCGCAAGATCGACCAGTTCGAGCCGTCCCCGTACTTCGCGTGGGCCGTGCACATCGACGGCCTGCGCGAACGACACGACGCGTCCGTCTGCAAGGAGGGCGTGTTCGACGAGGCCGTCGCCGCCGTCCGGATGTGCAAGAAGCGCGGTTTCCGGGTCACGACGAACACGACCGTGTTCAACACCGACACCCCGCAGACCGTCATCGACGTGCTGAACTACCTGAACGACGACCTGCGCGTCGACCAGATGATGATCTCGCCCGCCTACGCGTACGAGAAGGCGCCCGACCAGGACCACTTCCTCGGCGTCCAGGAGACGCGGTCGCTGTTCCAGAAGGCGTTCGCGAACGGCAACCGCAAGCGCTGGCGGTTCAACCACTCGCCGCTGTTCCTCGACTTCCTGGAGGGGAAGGTCGACTTCCCCTGCACGGCCTGGGCGATCCCGTCGTACTCGCTCAAGGGCTGGCAGCGTCCCTGCTACCTGATGGACGACGGGTACGCCGAGACGTACCGGGAGCTGATCGAGGAGACCGACTGGGACTCCTACGGCCGGGGCCGCGACGACCGCTGCGCGAACTGCATGGCCCACTGCGGCTACGAGCCGACGTCGGTGTTCGCGACGATGGGTTCCCTCAAGGAGTCGATCCGCGCGATGCGCGCCGTCTGA
- a CDS encoding phosphatase PAP2 family protein: MLGTPAVTARDAVLTREGDAARAHAFGEVLLGLALFALYLLVAMLPEEPRARLARAHGETLYELERVLHLDVELALNEWLADQSVLRVLANYEYAITYVVSALALLVWLFLRHPGRYRTARTAFVLLNVIALACFALYPVMPPRLMPDLGFVDTVRLGGTWGSWGSPLVEHADRFAALPSLHMAWTLWVGVELARVNAHRSVQAVNTVHIVVTGYVIMATANHYLVDAVAAVPLVAVSVYAAERLARPSAERVRAPDAFFLAVETERAPQHTGGVIMLDTSRDPVERADVIRLVAGRMDRLPRLRQRPDGAGRWRRPVWRDHPALDWNWHVAEHHVAGMDGLREVIARVQAEPFPRDRPLWRILLVRGAEPGRTAVVFLMHHVVADGVGVVAQAASLMEPPQDPAPAGPPRGRVRTALTAAAGTAIGLAQLAVDVAPPARLPAAGTPERRFGTLHLPLDLVRDVSRRHGVRVTDVVLCAVAGGLHRVARPGGNERGTCRVAVPLMMRAPGGAMEGNHTSAVMVDLPIGAMAEPERLADIARRCKVLRSGTRALAAWFVMRQVGRLMPVPLHARFARAAYSERFLQGIVSSLPGPGGPLRLAGAPLAAVYPVVPLAPGAPLAVAALGVSRELCFGVSLDPGLVDDADTLTAAIGDVIAELHTTPKPETPAPQL; encoded by the coding sequence ATGCTGGGGACACCCGCCGTGACGGCGCGCGACGCGGTCCTGACTCGGGAGGGGGACGCCGCCCGCGCCCACGCCTTCGGGGAGGTGCTGCTGGGGCTCGCGCTGTTCGCGCTGTACCTGCTCGTGGCGATGCTGCCGGAGGAGCCGAGGGCGCGGCTCGCGCGCGCACACGGGGAGACGCTGTACGAGCTGGAGCGGGTGCTGCACCTCGACGTGGAGCTCGCGCTCAACGAGTGGCTCGCGGACCAGTCCGTCCTGCGGGTCCTGGCCAACTACGAGTACGCGATCACCTACGTCGTGAGCGCGCTCGCACTGCTGGTCTGGCTGTTCCTGCGCCACCCCGGCCGGTACCGGACGGCCCGCACCGCGTTCGTCCTGCTCAACGTCATCGCGCTCGCGTGCTTCGCGCTGTACCCGGTGATGCCGCCGCGGCTGATGCCCGACCTCGGCTTCGTCGACACCGTCCGGCTCGGCGGCACCTGGGGGTCGTGGGGGTCGCCGCTGGTCGAGCACGCCGACCGGTTCGCCGCGCTGCCGTCCCTGCACATGGCGTGGACGCTGTGGGTCGGTGTCGAGCTGGCGCGGGTGAACGCCCACCGGTCGGTGCAGGCGGTCAACACCGTCCACATCGTCGTCACCGGCTACGTGATCATGGCGACCGCGAACCACTACCTCGTGGACGCCGTCGCGGCCGTCCCGCTCGTCGCCGTGTCGGTGTACGCGGCCGAACGGCTGGCCCGCCCGTCGGCCGAACGCGTCCGCGCCCCGGACGCGTTCTTCCTCGCCGTCGAGACCGAGCGGGCGCCGCAGCACACCGGCGGCGTCATCATGCTCGACACCTCCCGCGACCCGGTGGAGCGCGCCGACGTGATCCGGCTCGTCGCCGGGCGGATGGACCGGCTGCCCCGGTTGCGCCAGCGCCCGGACGGCGCCGGACGCTGGCGGCGGCCCGTCTGGCGCGACCATCCGGCCCTCGACTGGAACTGGCACGTCGCCGAGCACCACGTCGCCGGGATGGACGGGCTCCGCGAGGTCATCGCCCGCGTGCAGGCCGAACCCTTCCCCCGCGACCGGCCGCTGTGGCGGATCCTCCTCGTGCGCGGCGCCGAACCGGGCCGCACCGCCGTCGTGTTCCTCATGCACCACGTCGTCGCGGACGGCGTCGGCGTCGTCGCGCAGGCCGCGTCGCTGATGGAGCCCCCGCAGGACCCGGCGCCCGCCGGGCCGCCGCGCGGCCGGGTCCGCACCGCGCTCACCGCCGCGGCCGGCACCGCGATCGGCCTCGCCCAGCTCGCCGTGGACGTCGCCCCGCCCGCCCGGCTGCCCGCCGCCGGCACCCCCGAGCGCCGCTTCGGCACCCTGCACCTGCCGCTCGACCTCGTCCGCGACGTGTCCCGCCGGCACGGCGTCCGGGTGACCGACGTCGTGCTCTGCGCCGTCGCGGGCGGCCTGCACCGCGTCGCCCGTCCCGGCGGGAACGAGCGCGGGACGTGCCGCGTCGCCGTCCCGCTGATGATGCGGGCCCCCGGCGGTGCGATGGAGGGCAACCACACCAGCGCCGTGATGGTCGACCTGCCGATCGGGGCGATGGCCGAGCCGGAGCGGCTCGCCGACATCGCCCGCCGCTGCAAGGTGCTGCGGTCGGGTACCCGCGCGCTGGCCGCGTGGTTCGTGATGCGGCAGGTCGGACGGCTGATGCCGGTGCCGCTGCACGCCCGGTTCGCCCGCGCCGCCTACAGCGAGCGCTTCCTGCAGGGCATCGTGTCGAGCCTGCCCGGACCGGGTGGCCCGCTCCGCCTCGCCGGCGCCCCGCTCGCGGCCGTCTACCCGGTCGTCCCGCTCGCGCCCGGCGCCCCGCTCGCCGTCGCCGCCCTCGGCGTCTCCCGCGAGCTGTGCTTCGGCGTCTCGCTCGACCCCGGTCTGGTCGACGACGCCGACACCCTCACCGCCGCGATCGGCGATGTCATCGCCGAACTCCACACCACCCCGAAACCCGAAACCCCGGCCCCCCAACTCTGA